GAGGACCGCGTGCCCGAAGCGCAGGAAGGCTTCCAGTTGGAATCGCCTGACGCAATCGCGCAGGTACGCCTGGATCTCCCAGCCCGGTGAGTAGACGCGCGACCAGCCGGGGTTCGGCGCGAAGGAGAACGAATACAGCAGCGACTGCACGTCGCACGCGCAGCCGGGATAGACGTTGTCGCGCCAGACGCCGCCCACGTCACCCGCGCGCTCCAGGATGACGAAGTCGTCGAAGCCTTCCTGCTTCAACCGGATGGCCATGCCCAGCCCGGCGAAGCCCGCGCCCACGATGGCGACGCGCACGTGCCGCGGAAGACGGGAAGACACCGGACGGACCTCCTGGGAGCGGTGGGGCACGCAGCCCCTGACCTTCATGCTGTGCACATTCCACCCGGCACGGCCCACCGGGTCGAGGGGGCTGCCCGCGCCCCGGACAGACGTGGGAGGATTCGCCGCCGTGGAGACGCCCCTGCCCTTCGCGCCCCGACTGCGCCCGGTCACGCCCGCGGATGACCCGTTCCTCTTCACGCTCTACGTGAGCACGCGCGCACGCGAGCTGGCCGCCTGGGGCCTGCCGCCCGCGCAGGCGGAGCCGTTCCTGCGCATGCAGCACCAGGCCCAGGCCCGCCACTACGCGGCGACCCATTCCCCGGAAGGCCACGCCATCATCGAGGTGGAGGGCGTGCCCGTGGGCCGCCAGTGGCTCGTGCGCACGGCCGCGGAGCTGCTGCTCGTGGACGTGTCGCTGCTCCCCGAGCATCAGGGACGCGGCCTGGGCACGCAGCTGCTGAAGGCGATTCAAGCG
The sequence above is drawn from the Corallococcus sp. NCRR genome and encodes:
- a CDS encoding GNAT family N-acetyltransferase gives rise to the protein METPLPFAPRLRPVTPADDPFLFTLYVSTRARELAAWGLPPAQAEPFLRMQHQAQARHYAATHSPEGHAIIEVEGVPVGRQWLVRTAAELLLVDVSLLPEHQGRGLGTQLLKAIQAEAALSRVPVRLHVTRDNPALRLYTRHGFTPAPGSDPASPYLELQWRAPEGDSGTGGR